The Manihot esculenta cultivar AM560-2 chromosome 8, M.esculenta_v8, whole genome shotgun sequence genomic interval TAAAGTTTTTCACCAACATGAATCATGTTTAAACGAAGAAAGTAATagtatttaaagaaaaaataaataccttttttttttacagcAAAATACGATATTGCTCGCCTTGGTTGGTTTCTCGCAAACCACAGACCTTCCAAGTGTCCAGTCTCTAATGATATCCACACATAATGGCGATCGAAAAACCTTAGAACAGTTCTAAGGGATTGAGAAGGGAAGAGGTTTTGAGTGCTAACTCTCTCCCTTTCCTACGAATTCTGGAGACTCTCAAAAAGGGGTTTCTGCCAATAGTAGACACAGGTTCTCATAACATACCCTTTTATACTTAAACTCTAGGATTTCAgtataatagtatttatttatttaactaattaaataaataaattacaactatAATTCAGAATTTTAATAAGCAAGCCATATaaattttagacaattttaattaagttccTACTTAAGTAATTAGATCAAAATCTtaattctttcaaattataattttatcccaATGTCAATTTACATGCAATCAAGCCCTACTTGATTTAACTTTTCGTTTTATTTTCTCATCCAATTCTTTATGTGTGTGACCCATTAGGTTCCAAATATATTGATAACAaatataattagttaattaattaatttgaaggtcAAGAACATTGTCTAGCAATATGTCAAGACTacctaaatatttaaaatgtaaaaaatgttTGACTTAACCTTTCAGTGCATGGTTTATCAGTGTAATTAATATCCTTTTATCATAAATATCTCGATTTAATATTTGATGCATGGAACGAATATGCaatgttaaatcatattagttctcATTTATTATCTATTGACTTActgaatgaaatttcaaatctcatttGCTAATTTCGTTCGACCTTGCACAAcgatttttttatcaatgctAGCAGAGATAAAATGGGATATTTCCTAAATTAACCTAGGGTGATAAATTCTATTTCAATCATATAAATACCTTCATACAGTTTCTAATATATTCAATTTATCCCCATTTGTTTCTCATGAACCAAGCAACGTGTAAgatgaatcaaaatataaaaatccctatataagattatttattgatttcaagttaaAGGATCACTTACACAGCCATCACTTGAGTAATCTATACACACAGGTTATTTTCTATATGGATTTCTCAGGTGGGTCAATTTAGtgcacttatttataaaataagcacctatatattagttttaaatatttcacATTTTCAACCTATAAAATCAGTTGCTTTccctaaaagaaaataatataatgtGTACTAGTCTTAACAACTCTAATCATTGTCCAATCATAATAAGAACATCGATCAGGAATATTTGGAGATGTTACTTAAATGCAATAgaaatctcacaattataaccatattataatttttttgtatagTAATATAGTCTCATTGACTTTATCTTTATtcgaaattcaattaaattaacactaaatataaataattacctttataaaattatatttaaaaacttaaaatacacaaataataatattcaattaaaattaattgattgaCGGTAGAAATATTACTAACATTAACTTTATACCATTGCAAGTACCGGTCTTGTGATGTGATAACATTACTGCAATATACCTAATtactaattttatcaaaataaatgatcaatttgttcataaaaaAAGTATACAAGAAAGAGTTGATTCTCAAATTTCTCAGCTCCAAAGACTCGATTGCCGACCTCCAAACAAAAGCAACGTCCAAATGATATCGCCTCACTTTTAGGTACGGTGCCGACTAACACTCAGTCTCTATGGGTCGGCTCAAATTGGGGATTGTGATAAGGATAGGACTCTCCACCAAGTCTATTCCCACTTGACAACTTGTACATGAGTTCAATTTGTGTTAGGGCTCCTCCTTATACATGAATAATTTGTATATGGGTTATATGTGTCGGCACATGTGCATATTTAAAGAGACATGTAAAGCAATCAGACTGAACAGTTTTGCACCAACCTTATAACATCCCTTACAACTTTTTAAATAAGTAGTACCCTTTTGTTTTGGCTTTTTATGATAAAGTGAGTGTCCTCACTTTCATGGGCCAATATCAAATATATTGCCGTAGTCCTAGTGTAGTTCAAGCCAACTTTGCTCAGCACTTTGGTAGCATTGAAATGTACGTTATTTCAGTGTGTTTGGTCAGTGTTTCGATGAGAACGTGGCCGTTAAAATGGCATCATGTTTATTTCAATGTGATGATGGTAGAATGAGCAGTATttggttcaaattaaaaaaatcgatcgaactgaattaatttaaaaatttagttcgattttttatttattttagtttgattcgatttttaattttaaaaattttgattatttcggttcggttcaattttaataaaaaataaaaaaattaaatcaaaccgattaatgataataatatattattttcgataataatatattattttcaataatatagagaaattaaatcatattaaggttaaaatattttaaaataataaaaataaagtgtaaaaaataaaaaatttattaaaaatttaaatcgattaaaTCAAACCacatcgaatcgaatcaaatcgaatcagagcagttcaattcgattcgatttcttactaaaatcgattcagtttgattttcataaatatcaaaattttaattttcgatttattcgattcgattttattttaaatcaaatcgactGATTACTGAGCTCTAGTGATAAgtaaaaattcaaataagtctaaacaagttttattttaaatttattttatctaaataaaatataaattttaccttttaagtttaaataagtcataatctaatatttttttaataatacaagTTGTTTTGTTGTGattttagatattaaaaattatttactaactaaaaataaaattcataataaagtaataaataatcttaatattcaaaattacaaaattaatatgttatatataatatattgttaCGTAATAATTTATTTGGAATTAAAAGGaaagtttataaatttattttactaaaaaagttaaatttaatttaaaaagggttaaggaCTGTTTTGGACTTTTCCCAATATCATTCTAGCTTTTTTTTAGTGGGTTCGGATCTTTTTGTCGATTCTTGATGAATAAATTCCAAAAttctttggaaaaaaaaaattccaaaattTGGAACTCATCATTAGGAAGAAAGTCTTGAGTGAATTATCCGCTATTCTAAACCTATCATAAACAgctttattttaattcatttttatttatttaattctaattGTAACTTAAAATCTCTGTGTTACggttttagaaattaaataacttCATTATTGAGTTAAAtttcactaatttttttttacctaATAACTAAACccacttatttattaattttaatcaataaatattagtgagaattttaaaattaaatattataaaaaaaatttaccaaaattcgatttatatatattcaaagGTAAAAATTTCCCATGTTGCAAAGTATGGTTAGAACAACAGTTTACGCTTTTTGGAGGTAATAAGAAAccattttgaaattaataaatatattttagaaaaaatttctaagagataaaatttaaaaattttaaagttttaactTTTCATTGTGCTAAATCAATGGGCTAATATTTTGCTTTACATTATCTTATCTTCCTTTCCTTTGTATACAAAAACTTGATTGTTTATTTTGCAAAATATTATGAGATTCTGATAACCGGACATGTGAGTAAATAGTCAATCTTGATgtttatacataattttattatttaaagtaataaatattttatatatctaaaatataaattattattttattaataattttatcaatcacgataaaaaataataaaaaaatatagtaaattaATGACTATTtactgattttttaaaatatctgactattaaattaattttgtatttaatttttttttacttttttatttagtAAAGAATTGGAAAACGCTTTTAAACCTCTTGTTGTTGCGAACGGCACGCCCTTGATTGCATCATCCTATGTAACGTCAAGTTACTTTGTGTTATTTTCTGTTTGGACACGTTTTAAAAGGAGTGGTCCAATAGGCCACAACCTGTATTTTCTTCTAAATTGAAGTTTGagattttgttattttgaatttaatagttaccttgtattttttttttttaactaaaaatgtAATTGCATTTAAATTTAGAAGTCCAACATCAAAGCATGAACAATCAATTGTGGAGGGGTGCTCAGCCACTCCATCCTGTCTGAAATAGTAGAGGCAGCTCTAGCTATAAGATGTGCCACACTATTGGCAGATCAAGGAATAAAACTCACAGATACTGAATTCATCTCTGCTATTAGAGATTTACAATCATCAACAAGGGACCCAAAACTAGAAAAATCAGAAGTTGAAGAAAAAAGCAAAGCCTTCACTACCGTAAGAGCATCTGATTCCAACACTATCTGATCATAACCCAGCCTCTTAATCCAACTCAAAACTTCTCTAATGGCAATTAGCTCAGCTGTTTTAGGAGAGAAGTAACCAAGGAGTCTATGTTGACAAGCGCCAACAAAAGAGCCATCATATGAGCGAAGCACTCCACCAACTCCAATGAATCCATCAGGGAAGACTGCTGCATCTACATTAGCTTTCAAGAATCCTTGAAGCGGTGGAACCCAGAAATGTAACGGTGGAGGAGCTGGCACAGCATCAGAAGAACTGTCATCAACGTGTGGCGCATTACACCAATCGTAGAGGATTGTTCTAGCCCGATACACCACAGCAGCAGGGCTCGACCACTTCGAAGACCAGACCACATCATTCCATGCCTGCCAAAGAGTCCAGCAGATCATTACCACCATAGCTTGGTCTTCCTTTCTCACCAGCTGCAAAACTGAGCACAACCATGTCAAAAATGACGCCGACTGAGGAAAAAGCCATCCAATCGAAGACGCAAGCCATACCCTCTTGGCAAAAGGGCATGTAACCAGCACATGGAGCACAGATTCACTAACAGAATTACATAAAGGACATGAATTATGCACAGGAACATGTCGCTGTTAAAGCAGCTGCAAAACTGGTATGGCATTATTGGCTGCCCTCCACACTAAGTCGCGACACTTAGGAGGAGCCCTGACGTTCCATAATTTCCGCCACATCGCACTAATATGACCTCCCACAACTCCATCCCCAATATTAGTTAGGAATTTATAAACTGATTTAACTGAATATTGACCCTTTGGCTCCAACTTCCAGATCAATCTGTCACTAGCAGCAAATCGAGGGAGGGGAATAGACAGTATGGCCTTCTGCTCTTCCATACTAAAAATTGAACGTAACAATGGCAAATTCCAAAAACCATTAATCATCAAATCATGAACAAAGTTTACCTGTGAGTTAACAGGCTGCGATGTTTGCACCCAGGAGGAAGGCAAATTTGGGATCCAAGGATCTTCCCAGACTCGAATTTGCTGTCCATTTCCAACTTTCCAACACATACCGGCCTTAATAACAGATTGTGCTTCCCAAATGCTTCGCCAAAAATAGCTCGGATTGGACCCCAGACAAGCCGTGATAAAATTAGCATCAGGAAAATAACGAGCTTTAATTAACCTTGCCACCAAAGAATAAGGATTAGTCACAATATTCCAAGCTTGCTTTCCAACCATAGCCAAGTTGAACTCCCTTAACTTCTTGAAGCCCAACCCTCCAAAAAATTTTGGTTGACTCATCCTATCCCAACTCATCCAATGGATTCCCCTTTCATGGTTAATACCTTTACCCCACCAAAACATATTCATCATCTGTTGGAGATCGTGACAAAGAGTCTTAGGGATTAGGAACATGCTCATCACATAATTAGGAAGTGCTTGGAGCATTGTTCTTAGTGAGATTTCTTTACCTGCACGGGACAAGCAACGACGTTTCCAGGAGTTAAGTTTCTGCCACACCTTGTCCTTTAAAAAACCAAATATTTCCCTTTTGTTTATGCCCACCACTGATGGAAGACCCAAATATTTGCCCAAACTTGAATGCTCTTCCACGCCTAACACAGAGCACACACCAGCCCGATCATTCTGTCTCGTGTTCTTAGAGAAGCATATGGCAGATTTAGTGAAATTTATGAGCTGCCCAGATGCCTGTGCATAAGTAGAAACCACCTCCTTCACAACCTGAGCTTCAGCAGCAGTGCTATGGAAGAAAATCAAGCTATCATCGGCAAAGAAGAGATGAGTTATCTCAGGGCATCTCCTAGCCACCCGACAACCATGTAAAGCCGAACTAGCCACCTTGTGCGATATAAGCTGTGAAAGTCCCTCAGTACACAAGATAAATATATATGGGGACAAGGAATCTCCTTGCCGCAATCCTCGTGTAGGCATAATTGGACCCAATTCCTTCCCATCATGAACAATATGATAGCTGACTGAAGTAATACAGTGCATGATCACACTCGTCCACTGTGTTGAGAAACCCATTTTATCCAAGACATCCGAAACATAATTCCACTCCATACGATCATATGCCTTGCTAATGTCCATCTTTAAGGCACCATAACTCTCACGACCATAGCGCTTGCCTTTGAAAAAGTGCATAAGCTCGAAGGCAATTATAGTATTATCATGGATGCTTCTCCCGGCAACAAATGCCGACTGTGATGGAGAAATAATCCGAGGCAGTAGCCTTTTAAGTCGATTTGCAACCATCTTGgacattattttataaaagacATTACACAAAGCTATTGGCCGCAAATCCCCCATCGTCCCAGGAATTGTCTTCTTTGGAATCAAAACTAATGCTATTTCATTTAACTCTACCGGGAATGTACCGACAGCCAACATTGAAATACAAGTAGATGAAACATCAGACCCAATAATATCCCAGTGATATTGGAAAAAACCTGGGTTGAACCCATCGAGACCAGGTGCCTTGTCCGCCTGCATGCTAAACACTGCTGCACGGGCTTCCTCAGGTGAATAAGGAGCAAGAAGAAAAGCATTATCTTCCTCAGTAATACAGTGAGGGATATGATCAATAATAGGCTGAGTATCACCCGAATTTGCCTGGAAGATATCCTGAAAATAATCAACAATAAGAGTGTCGAGAGCTGGCCCCCTCTCACACCAAACCCCATTGCTGTCTTGGAGCCGATGAATCAGattcttcttttttctgtttGTAGCCATTGCATGAAAGAATCTAGTGTTAGAATCTCCTTCTTTCAACCAAAAGTCTTTGGCACGTTGCTTCCATTGTATTTCTTTATCCCTTAACAAGTCATGGTATCTCTTCTTAGCCTCCTCAAACTTGCGAACATCCGCCAATGAACGAGAACCCCGCAAATGTTGCATATCTAACTTACACAGTACCAACTCCTGCTTATGTAGATTTCGAATGTCCAGCCCCCATCTATACAACAATTCTCCACACCGAAGTAATTTATTAAACACATCCACAGAGGCACTCGAATTCCAAACATTGGAGATCAAATCACGGCACTGCAGCTCTCTTCTCCAACTGTTCTCAAATTTAAATCTCCTGACCAACTGGGTCGGAATAAAGAGACGTATCTCCAACAGTATTGGAAGATGATCAGATGAAGAAGCTTCCAACGAAGCCGCTCTAGCATGGGAAAACAAAGAATTAAATGATGGAGAGGTAAGAACTCTATCTAATTTTTCTTCAACCCACCGATCTGAGCCCCTACCAGTTTCCCAAGTAAATTTATATCCGCTCATGGGAAAATCACAGAGTCCCGCTGCCATTACAGCATTGTGAAACCCCTGAATCAATGCATTCGGTTGCCGTCTGCCTCCTTTCTTCTCATGATTAGCTAGAATGTCATTGAAGTCCCCCATACAGACCCAGGGACGTGTGCTCATAGTTGCTAAATTTTGTAGTAAAGCCCAAGACTCCTGATGATGATTACGATTAGGATGTCCATAAAAGCCAGTTAGTCGCCAACTACCCACCGAATCTAAGTCAACCTCCACATCAATACATCTAGCCGATTGAAATAGAACATGCACAGAGTCAATAGCACGCCAAAGTAAAGCCAGACCACCACTATGCCCCACACAGTCCACAGAAACAAAATCATCATAacccaataaattttttatttcttcaatCCTATTACGATAACAAAgagtttcaattaaaaaaaataaaacttggccTCTTTTCCCTAACAATTTCTTTTAGGAAACTAACTGCCCGTGGGTTGCCAAGCCCACGACAGTTCCAGCTAAGGCAACTCATTTCTCTCGACGGGCCTGGTCCCCAGAACCCGCCGATAACATGTTTTTTGGTGCAGCCCTTGAAAGTGTAGAATCAGGTCCTGCATTGGTACCACCATCTTGGGCCCTCTCCTCATTTAATGCCTCCTCCATACGACGCCGCTTCAGGTCCACAATAGTAAGCCCAGTAGGAGATTGCATGGCTGGGTGTACATGGGAATTAACAGCATGTTGAGACAAAATAGGAGACTTAGCTAAAGCAGCTCCAGTAACCACTCCTTTATCTTTTTTcagaatttgaatttaaattaggCCCGTGATAAGCGGCATAATCTTGATCAGTTTCCATAGCTGAACCACTACTACCTTCTGATCGGAAAGACCTCCCCGGCGTACGGAGCCACCGTGAGCTCTTGTTCACCATTCCCCCTCTGCGAGGTTTAGCACGGATGTCCAGAGAATAGTTGCGAGGGGCCTGTACTATAGGATAATGAATCAGTTGAGGGCAGAATCTATTTGTGTGGCCAAGGATACCACAGATCAAGCAGAACGTGGGCAAACGTTCATATTCAAACCTCGCCCAAAACCAACCTGCACCTGTTCTTCTCAAGTTGATGCCTTGCATCAGCGGTTTCCGCACATCCAATCTAACACGGATTCGAACAAATGAGTCAAACTCCCCAGTAAAATTGCGCTCATCTGAAGCAATAAACTGACCGAccttgtaacatcctcaaacccatagctagaaTAGTGACATCATTAGGTATgagttaggctatttcactactagagtaagtggcattaggggaggtgctagcttaaatctgatctgctaataactgaatcgtagaaaactcaaataaagaaacagacGTTTCCAGAAATAAAGCatacagtgtgattagcgagtcgggaatgagtcactttcgggaggtgcttagggtttcccgacgtgcttgcttaaggtgcttgtttaaatccgtcatgcttgcttaagtgaaaaggacttctaaaggctaaatgtatagtttagtaggtcaatctataaatattgaaagtttgaaaactaaattgaaacatggtaaagagtttagtaggtcaaagtataaatatggaaagttaaaacataaaaattcagatttactttccatgtgtcacctaactaagaAAAGGAGAAATGATAAAGCAAAATGTAAAAAGGGATTATCTTCTCCACCATTTCACTTTGCCGTAGCTCACATCCATTGAAAACCAAAGCTTTGTTTTGTCTTccttccaccaaagccaagccaaatctCACTCAatcaacttcttcctttaaccaaaatttatCCTAAGACCAAGAGcgaaaggaacagccatatagtgaaagaaatgaagaagaaaagtttaggattCCATATTGaaatgtacatttcttatgaagaaactgaagtcaaattgtaactctaaactgcttgaaaaggttatgcaatatatggcagaatgtagttttctatattgaaatgataagtcaataaagttttgcactatttgccatgaattttccatattgtaaaccttggcatatgatatatgtactttggaaaatgaattcaaatagcttcaaatgacatgcatttacattgatacattgaattaatgatacttggccctggtaaacgtaataggagtcgaggttagcttaagggtatggcatgccatataaacatacagagttcgcagtactgctaccgatacatgatctatatttgaggttacatatctggtacctcataagcatggccacagagccctgctatcccagttttggcctctgagcctaccgttcggcactcagtgcctaccgttataactccttatctacctagtcgatcctactatgtgtttataagggctaagatcttaattaagattgatacttgattttagTGAACTTATTAGTGAGTGTTAACGTGTTTGCATCTATTAGCTTGTACTTGTTTACCTGATTATCTGTATACATGAACTTGTTTGTTTTATTctgttatttgttgttatcacccactgagcattagctcagcgtgttggtttttacctcacgcaggttgtagatagagtaggcacgcgaagttcatcagaggtctacatcagatatcaaggccattatcatagctggttgttttgagtctctgagtcatagtatagttttattttggcatgtacatattaaatagagtgagttatgaaggccatgtaaatcaaagaatagtaagatgtcaaataacAGTTGATAATGTTGCATGTGTTTTTCTTATATGCTACAGGGTAAAATGTGGATAAAAAAGAGGAGACTCtgcaaaaattttggtttaaacatTTACCTTAATcgctttataaaatttacttggactatctaaaacttggtatttacagataaagaaattgtttagtcttgatatgtCTAAAAGTTATAGTTTGTGACAGACCTTGCTTTATCTAcacttgatagggtaaggggtgttacagacCTGATTGCCAATATCTTTAGCTACCCTTTCAGAATGAAACCCAGTCTGTAAATCAAAGATCTTGAGCCAAATATAGATGTGATTAAGAGGGACCTCTGTAGGAGTAGAAAAATCTGACATAC includes:
- the LOC110621460 gene encoding uncharacterized protein LOC110621460 — its product is MVNKSSRWLRTPGRSFRSEDKGVVTGAALAKSPILSQHAVNSHVHPAMQSPTGLTIVDLKRRRMEEALNEERAQDGGTNAGPDSTLSRAAPKNMIEEIKNLLGYDDFVSVDCVGHSGGLALLWRAIDSVHVLFQSARCIDVEVDLDSVGSWRLTGFYGHPNRNHHQESWALLQNLATMSTRPWVCMGDFNDILANHEKKGGRRQPNALIQGFHNAVMAAGLCDFPMSGYKFTWETGRGSDRWVEEKLDRVLTSPSFNSLFSHARAASLEASSSDHLPILLEIRLFIPTQLVRRFKFENSWRRELQCRDLISNVWNSSASVDVFNKLLRCGELLYRWGLDIRNLHKQELVLCKLDMQHLRGSRSLADVRKFEEAKKRYHDLLRDKEIQWKQRAKDFWLKEGDSNTRFFHAMATNRKKKNLIHRLQDSNGVWCERGPALDTLIVDYFQDIFQANSGDTQPIIDHIPHCITEEDNAFLLAPYSPEEARAAVFSMQADKAPGLDGFNPGFFQYHWDIIGSDVSSTCISMLAVGTFPVELNEIALVLIPKKTIPGTMGDLRPIALCNVFYKIMSKMVANRLKRLLPRIISPSQSAFVAGRSIHDNTIIAFELMHFFKGKRYGRESYGALKMDISKAYDRMEWNYVSDVLDKMGFSTQWTSVIMHCITSVSYHIVHDGKELGPIMPTRGLRQGDSLSPYIFILCTEGLSQLISHKVASSALHGCRVARRCPEITHLFFADDSLIFFHSTAAEAQVVKEVVSTYAQASGQLINFTKSAICFSKNTRQNDRAGVCSVLGVEEHSSLGKYLGLPSVVGINKREIFGFLKDKVWQKLNSWKRRCLSRAGKEISLRTMLQALPNYVMSMFLIPKTLCHDLQQMMNMFWWGKGINHERGIHWMSWDRMSQPKFFGGLGFKKLREFNLAMVGKQAWNIVTNPYSLVARLIKARYFPDANFITACLGSNPSYFWRSIWEAQSVIKAGMCWKVGNGQQIRVWEDPWIPNLPSSWVQTSQPVNSQVNFVHDLMINGFWNLPLLRSIFSMEEQKAILSIPLPRFAASDRLIWKLEPKGQYSVKSVYKFLTNIGDGVVGGHISAMWRKLWNVRAPPKCRDLVESVLHVLVTCPFAKRVWLASSIGWLFPQSASFLTWLCSVLQLVRKEDQAMVVMICWTLWQAWNDVVWSSKWSSPAAVVYRARTILYDWCNAPHVDDSSSDAVPAPPPLHFWVPPLQGFLKANVDAAVFPDGFIGVGGVLRSYDGSFVGACQHRLLGYFSPKTAELIAIREVLSWIKRLGYDQIVLESDALTVVKALLFSSTSDFSSFGSLVDDCKSLIAEMNSVSVSFIP